A genomic region of Vitis vinifera cultivar Pinot Noir 40024 chromosome 7, ASM3070453v1 contains the following coding sequences:
- the LOC100265305 gene encoding uncharacterized protein LOC100265305: MSSYSANALLTPSLPITRKKKKRHVIITFTTSRSHVSPRMSLQQPLTAITKLLWGNSLPPQLLISTVRSTWSATWHLLMSQLAPSDPSGRYSRPPSQFPANFNSLQFSRQNPSSLHLYVALPCPWAHRTLIVRALKGLENAIPVSIAAPGTDGSWEFKDGAAPDGDTFVPGLDKANGCRTLREVYRLRRGGYNGRSTVPMLWDVENKEVVCNESYDIIQLFNSGLNGLASSPALDLAPPALKERIEEWNRVIYPGVNNGVYRCGFAQSQEAYDMAVNELFTTLDMLDDHLGRCRYLCGDMLTLADICLFTTLVRFDLVYNVLFKCTKKKLLEYPNLHGYMRDIYQIPKVAATCNFQAIMDGYYGILFPLNPGSIRPTMPSGCEHEALIRPHNRESLSSVDQSMAAHVS; the protein is encoded by the exons ATGTCCTCCTATAGTGCAAATGCCCTCCTCACCCCATCCCTCCCCATcacaaggaagaagaagaagagacacgTCATCATCACCTTCACCACCTCCCGATCCCACGTCAGCCCTAGAATGTCCCTCCAACAACCACTCACCGCCATCACCAAGCTCCTCTGGGGCAACTCCCTCCCTCCCCAACTCCTCATCTCCACCGTCCGTTCCACCTGGTCCGCCACCTGGCACCTCCTCATGTCCCAGCTCGCCCCCTCCGATCCCTCCGGCCGTTACTCCAGACCCCCCTCCCAATTCCCCGCCAATTTCAACTCTCTCCAATTTTCCCGCCAAAACCCTAGCTCCCTCCACCTCTATGTGGCCTTGCCCTGCCCTTGGGCTCACCGAACCCTAATTGTCCGAGCCCTCAAGGGCCTCGAGAACGCCATTCCGGTGTCGATTGCAGCCCCGGGGACCGATGGTTCATGGGAATTCAAGGATGGAGCTGCCCCTGATGGGGATACGTTTGTCCCTGGTTTGGATAAGGCCAATGGGTGCAGAACACTGAGGGAGGTTTATAGGCTAAGACGAGGCGGGTACAATGGGCGGTCCACGGTGCCAATGCTGTGGGATGTAGAGAACAAGGAGGTTGTGTGCAATGAGAGTTATGACATAATTCAATTGTTCAACTCCGGGTTGAATGGGTTGGCGAGCAGCCCGGCTTTGGACTTGGCACCACCGGCCTTGAAGGAGAGGATTGAGGAGTGGAATCGTGTGATATACCCTGGTGTTAACAATGGGGTTTACAG ATGTGGATTTGCCCAAAGTCAAGAAGCATATGACATGGCAGTGAACGAGTTGTTTACTACATTGGACATGTTAGATGATCATTTGGGCAGATGCCGCTACTTGTGTGGAGATATGCTTACTCTTGCAGACATTTGCCTCTTTACTACTCTGGTTCGTTTCGATCTTGTGTACAACGTTCTTTTCAAATGCACGAAGAAGAAGCTTCTTGAGTATCCCAATCTTCATGGATACATGCGAGACATTTACCAG ATTCCTAAGGTTGCAGCAACTTGCAATTTTCAAGCAATTATGGATGGGTATTACGGGATTCTTTTTCCGCTGAACCCAGGCAGCATACGGCCAACCATGCCGTCGGGTTGTGAGCATGAGGCCCTCATCAGACCTCATAACAGGGAATCCTTGTCTTCAGTTGATCAGAGTATGGCCGCCCATGTTTCATGA
- the LOC109122879 gene encoding uncharacterized protein LOC109122879, giving the protein MLFYLTTLNLVHVLKKECPKAPEHPTNETFNIIEAWKHSDFLCRNYTLNGLVDSLYNVYSSFITTRGLWEVLEKKYKTEDAGTKKFIVAKFLDFKIIDSITVINQVEELQKFLDFKMIDSITVINQVEELQILINKIHVKGMMFNEAFQVASIIEKLSPSWKDFKNYLKHKRKELLMEDLIVRLRIEEDNRKNDKFVGKSFMEAKAHIVERECSNKRKLPFNNRKMKKPANNKPGNKKIKGVC; this is encoded by the coding sequence ATGCTCTTTTATCTCACCACCCTCAACCTTGTTCATGTCCTGAAGAAGGAATGCCCCAAAGCACCAGAACATCCAACAAATGAGACATTCAATATTATAGAGGCCTGGAAGCATTCAGACTTCTTATGCAGAAACTACACTCTCAATGGCTTGGTTGACTCCCTCTACAATGTCTACTCTTCATTCATTACAACAAGAGGGTTGTGGGAGGTACTTGAGAAGAAGTACAAGACTGAAGATGCTGGAACAAAGAAATTCATTGTTGCTAAGTTTttagatttcaaaataattgattCTATTACTGTTATTAATCAAGTTGAAGAACTTCAAAAGTTTTTAGATTTCAAAATGATTGATTCTATTACTGTTATTAATCAAGTTGAAGAACTTCAAATCCTCATCAATAAAATCCATGTTAAGGGAATGATGTTCAATGAAGCATTTCAAGTTGCTTCCATCATTGAAAAGTTGTCTCCTTCATGGAAGGACTTTAAGAACTATTTGAAACATAAACGCAAGGAATTGTTGATGGAGGATTTGATAGTAAGGCTTAGGATTGAAGAAGACAACAGAAAGAATGACAAATTTGTTGGCAAGTCattcatggaagccaaggccCATATTGTGGAAAGAGAGTGCTCCAATAAGAGGAAACTTCCCTTCAACAATAGAAAGATGAAGAAACCTGCCAACAATAAGCCTGGTAATAAGAAGATCAAAGGGGTTTGTTAG